In the genome of Photobacterium sp. TLY01, one region contains:
- a CDS encoding GFA family protein, with product MVIKPVHRASCHCGSVVLELSLPQGLVDPRRCDCSMCRRRGAIVASVPLDGITIIKGEDKLSLYQFNTHTAKHYFCSVCGIYTHHQRRSHPEQYGFNVACLEGVNPFELDNVPVNDGVNHPADR from the coding sequence ATGGTTATCAAACCTGTGCACAGAGCAAGCTGCCACTGTGGCAGTGTGGTACTGGAACTGTCTTTACCGCAAGGGTTGGTTGATCCCAGGCGTTGCGACTGCTCTATGTGTCGCCGACGCGGGGCGATTGTGGCTTCTGTTCCGCTCGATGGCATCACTATCATAAAAGGTGAAGACAAACTCAGCCTTTATCAGTTTAATACCCATACTGCGAAACATTATTTTTGTTCGGTCTGCGGTATTTACACGCATCATCAACGCCGATCTCATCCGGAACAATATGGCTTTAATGTTGCCTGTCTTGAAGGGGTAAATCCCTTTGAATTGGATAATGTCCCCGTAAATGACGGTGTGAACCATCCCGCCGATCGCTAA
- a CDS encoding GNAT family N-acetyltransferase, translating to MQDTQVNFRPARSGDARQLSLLLAQLGYDTDPARIEKMIYLADSDSELITVAEINDQLVAVMSLIFFDYFPAAARYARITAMVVDAQHRAKGIGSELLEYARINAAERDCACIEVTSSVTRKDTHAFYVNAGFHHDSYKFVLPIGSR from the coding sequence ATGCAAGATACTCAAGTCAATTTCAGACCAGCCAGATCGGGCGATGCACGTCAGCTGTCATTGCTACTGGCCCAGCTGGGTTATGACACCGATCCGGCACGCATCGAGAAGATGATTTATCTTGCAGATTCTGATTCTGAACTGATCACGGTCGCTGAAATTAACGATCAGTTAGTGGCGGTGATGTCACTGATCTTTTTTGATTATTTTCCCGCGGCTGCGCGGTATGCCCGTATCACGGCTATGGTGGTTGATGCTCAGCACAGAGCGAAAGGAATCGGCTCAGAGCTGCTTGAATATGCCAGAATCAACGCGGCGGAACGTGATTGTGCCTGTATTGAAGTCACCAGTTCAGTGACACGAAAGGACACCCATGCTTTTTACGTCAATGCCGGTTTTCATCATGATTCCTATAAATTTGTCCTGCCGATCGGTTCACGCTGA
- a CDS encoding peptide MFS transporter translates to MSNKGNGTLMGHPKGLFLLFGTELWERFSYYAMRAILVLYLTDKTVSGGLGWSTEDALSLYGIYTGLVYITPLIGGWVADNFLGQRRSIIIGGVLMALGQFTLALPHSLVDPNATTAFYLGLALLIVGNGLFKPNISTMVGDLYAEGDHRRDGAFTIFYMGINLGALLAGIIAGSASTAYGWKAGFLAAGIGMLFSLVIQMLFAEKLLGNIGKVPAAKRAAAMSDNGKKQPLTKKEIDRLKVVMIMGLFVVVFWAGFEQAGGLMSIYTQEYADRMIGSFEVPTAWFQSLNPFFIITMAPLLAALWVKMGPKEPSSPIKFAIALFLLAMGFVCMVGAVMEQGGDLTAKTSMLWIVAAYFFHTMGELCLSPIGLSMMTKLAPLRLASLMMGVWFGFNAVANYVAGMIGAHVGEAGPMAIFGGIAITAAVSGLILVVFSNQLIRWMHGAEGKAVADTTDVPANAKPAQA, encoded by the coding sequence ATGAGCAACAAAGGAAATGGGACCCTGATGGGACACCCTAAAGGCTTGTTCCTGCTGTTTGGTACCGAGCTTTGGGAGCGTTTTTCGTATTATGCAATGCGCGCCATTCTGGTGCTGTATCTTACCGATAAAACAGTGAGCGGTGGTCTTGGTTGGTCAACGGAAGACGCGCTCAGTCTCTATGGTATCTATACCGGTCTGGTTTATATCACGCCCTTGATCGGTGGTTGGGTCGCCGACAATTTCTTAGGACAGCGCCGCTCGATTATCATCGGTGGTGTTCTGATGGCTTTAGGTCAGTTCACGCTTGCACTGCCACATTCTCTGGTTGACCCGAATGCCACAACAGCCTTTTATCTCGGCCTGGCACTGTTGATTGTTGGTAATGGTCTGTTTAAGCCAAACATTTCAACCATGGTGGGTGATCTGTACGCCGAAGGCGATCACCGTCGTGACGGTGCCTTCACCATTTTCTACATGGGCATTAACCTCGGCGCGCTGCTGGCAGGTATTATCGCGGGTTCAGCGTCCACGGCTTATGGCTGGAAGGCCGGCTTCCTGGCTGCAGGTATTGGTATGTTATTCAGCCTTGTTATCCAGATGCTGTTTGCTGAAAAGCTGCTGGGCAATATTGGTAAAGTGCCTGCTGCCAAACGTGCGGCCGCTATGTCGGACAACGGAAAGAAACAGCCTCTGACGAAAAAGGAAATCGATCGCCTGAAAGTGGTGATGATCATGGGACTGTTCGTGGTTGTCTTCTGGGCTGGTTTCGAGCAGGCCGGCGGGCTGATGAGTATTTATACTCAGGAATATGCCGATCGTATGATTGGCAGCTTTGAAGTCCCTACAGCCTGGTTCCAGTCTTTAAACCCGTTCTTTATCATCACAATGGCACCGCTGCTGGCTGCACTGTGGGTGAAGATGGGCCCGAAAGAGCCAAGCTCTCCAATCAAGTTTGCCATTGCACTCTTCTTACTGGCGATGGGCTTTGTGTGCATGGTTGGTGCTGTGATGGAGCAGGGGGGCGATTTGACCGCCAAGACCTCGATGCTGTGGATTGTTGCGGCGTACTTCTTCCATACCATGGGTGAGCTGTGCCTGTCGCCAATTGGCTTGTCCATGATGACTAAGCTGGCACCGTTACGTCTGGCATCTCTGATGATGGGTGTATGGTTTGGTTTCAATGCAGTTGCTAACTATGTTGCCGGTATGATTGGTGCCCATGTAGGCGAAGCCGGTCCAATGGCTATTTTTGGTGGCATTGCGATCACTGCAGCTGTCTCGGGTCTGATTCTGGTGGTGTTCTCCAATCAGCTGATTCGCTGGATGCATGGTGCTGAAGGGAAAGCGGTTGCTGACACGACCGACGTGCCAGCCAACGCAAAACCGGCGCAGGCTTAA